A genomic segment from Bufo bufo chromosome 8, aBufBuf1.1, whole genome shotgun sequence encodes:
- the LOC121009242 gene encoding delta(3,5)-Delta(2,4)-dienoyl-CoA isomerase, mitochondrial-like, translating into MALVRGLLRRDLHKVVLGLRNMSSEAGLSSYSYETLKVTTPADHVFHVEMNRPEKRNAMNKAFWREMVLCFQALGEDANCRAVVVSGAGKMFTSGIDLMDLASDFLQPQEEDVSRIAWNLRKKICAYQESFSVIEKCTKPVIAAIHNACLGGGVDLITACDIRYCTKDAYFQVKEVDIGLAADVGTLQRLPHIIGSRSLVNELAFTARKMMSDEALSSGLVSRVFPDNSSLLSAALELATEIASKSPVAVQGTKVNLLYSRDHSVQESLDYMATWNMSMLQSQDIVMSAQAALQKKTPKDVTFSKL; encoded by the exons ATGGCTCTGGTCAGAGGactcctgaggagag ACCTCCACAAGGTGGTTCTAGGTCTCCGAAATATGTCGTCCGAGGCTGGACTATCCTCCTACAGCTATGAAACTCTTAAAGTCACCACGCCGGCGGATCACGTCTTCCATGTGGAGATGAACCGTCCAGAGAAGAGAAATGCGATGAACAAGGCTTTCTGGAG GGAGATGGTCCTTTGCTTTCAGGCTCTCGGAGAAGATGCTAATTGTAGGGCGGTTGTTGTTTCTGGAGCTGGGAAAATGTTTACATCAG GGATCGATCTCATGGATCTGGCAAGTGATTTTTTACAGCCGCAGGAAGAAGACGTTTCCAGAATCGCCTGGAACCTCCGCAAGAAGATTTGTGCATATCAGGAATCTTTTTCTGTCATCGAGAAG TGCACGAAGCCTGTGATTGCAGCAATTCACAATGCTTGCCTTGGCGGAG GTGTGGATCTCATCACTGCCTGTGACATCAGATACTGTACCAAAGATGCCTATTTTCAAGTTAAG gaggtGGATATTGGTTTGGCTGCCGACGTGGGAACCCTCCAGCGCTTGCCACACATCATTGGAAGCAGAAG CTTGGTGAATGAGCTGGCCTTTACCGCCAGAAAGATGATGTCAGATGAGGCGTTAAGCAGCGGACTTGTCAG CCGCGTATTTCCTGATAATTCCTCCCTCCTTAGCGCTGCCCTTGAACTGGCCACTGAGATTGCCAGCAAAAGCCCTGTCGCCGTCCAAGGAACTAAAGTGAATTTGCTGTATTCTCGAGATCACTCGGTGCAGGAGAGTCTGGACTACATG GCCACCTGGAACATGAGCATGCTGCAGTCTCAGGACATCGTGATGTCTGCGCAGGCTGCTCTGCAGAAGAAGACCCCGAAAGACGTGACATTCTCTAAACTATAG